One genomic window of Vibrio natriegens NBRC 15636 = ATCC 14048 = DSM 759 includes the following:
- a CDS encoding MFS transporter, translating into MYDKYTQNILSIRVFAIVILIGLNLRPFLVAIGPSIEQIVQDTGLGYSVTSLLTLIPMALMGAGALIITRFPFLAEKINYLLLALLMLMIGNSLRLFAENGSILLLSTFVCGGAVALIQSCVPRLIKQHFTKQMPVVIGCYSASLMVGGALGALVSQTLIGEGLSWRESMAWLALPCLLTLILASVGLPRRNISPNGRSEWTQLFRQISTWELVLLFALVNGGYASIVTWLPPYYQKLGFAPEQSSHLIFALSLIQACCALLLPMRIKQSGDRRVWLMAMLTSLILGLLGVMFWPQPLSYLWAALSGIGLGGGFSICMLLALERYQSLEHSNALSVIMQGGGFLLASLFPLAFILFVELTGEFSSGWTMQVMSLFFATLLCLRLPKLRQHQPELNH; encoded by the coding sequence GATAGTGATATTAATTGGACTGAATTTAAGGCCATTTTTGGTCGCAATCGGCCCCTCTATTGAGCAAATAGTCCAGGATACGGGTCTAGGCTATTCGGTGACTTCACTGCTGACGTTAATTCCAATGGCGCTAATGGGGGCTGGGGCGTTAATTATCACTCGCTTTCCGTTTCTTGCAGAAAAGATCAATTATTTGCTTTTGGCCCTGCTGATGTTAATGATAGGTAACTCGCTGAGACTGTTTGCTGAAAACGGCTCGATTCTGTTGCTCTCTACATTTGTTTGTGGCGGTGCCGTGGCATTGATACAGTCTTGTGTCCCACGCTTGATTAAACAGCATTTTACAAAGCAGATGCCAGTCGTCATCGGTTGTTATTCCGCTTCTCTAATGGTTGGTGGGGCGCTGGGGGCATTGGTCAGCCAGACGCTAATCGGTGAAGGCCTATCGTGGCGTGAAAGTATGGCGTGGTTGGCGTTACCCTGTTTGCTGACTTTGATACTGGCTAGCGTGGGACTACCGCGCAGAAATATATCACCGAACGGTCGCAGCGAATGGACACAACTTTTTCGGCAAATCAGTACTTGGGAATTGGTGCTTTTGTTCGCGCTTGTTAACGGTGGGTATGCGTCAATTGTGACTTGGTTGCCTCCGTATTATCAAAAACTAGGGTTCGCTCCTGAGCAGAGCAGCCATTTGATCTTCGCGTTGTCGCTAATACAGGCGTGCTGCGCCTTGCTGTTGCCGATGAGAATCAAACAATCTGGCGATCGGCGTGTTTGGCTGATGGCGATGTTAACGTCGTTAATTTTGGGGTTGCTCGGTGTGATGTTTTGGCCCCAGCCGTTGTCATACCTCTGGGCTGCGCTTAGCGGTATAGGGTTGGGAGGCGGTTTCTCAATTTGTATGTTATTGGCCTTGGAGCGGTATCAAAGCCTCGAGCATTCCAACGCGCTAAGTGTGATCATGCAAGGCGGTGGCTTTTTACTGGCGTCTTTATTTCCGCTGGCTTTTATCCTTTTCGTTGAGTTGACTGGGGAGTTTTCCAGCGGTTGGACGATGCAAGTCATGTCGTTATTTTTTGCAACATTACTCTGTTTACGTCTACCTAAATTGCGACAACATCAGCCAGAGCTCAATCATTGA